A single Blastococcus colisei DNA region contains:
- a CDS encoding ABC transporter ATP-binding protein, translating to MLTVTDVSVNYGPVSALRNVSLHLQQGHVGTVIGANGAGKSTLLKVLSGLVAPSTGKVEFEGHGVVTQVPAHKRVRLGVAHVLEGHRVFGDQSVHANLLLGALDRYRSRAKRADVLTDVDAQYERFPILGQRRRQAAATLSGGEQQMLATAVALMSKPSVLLLDEPSLGLAPKLVDETFQLIATLRQEGLTILLVEQLAALALQVADEAWVLQRGSVVASGPAHELLGEMSVQEAYLGGAATSDPSLTKDGPGPREDLLS from the coding sequence GTGCTCACTGTCACGGATGTCAGCGTCAACTACGGTCCGGTGAGCGCGCTGCGGAACGTCTCGCTGCACCTGCAGCAGGGCCACGTCGGCACGGTCATCGGCGCCAACGGTGCCGGCAAGTCGACTCTGCTGAAAGTGCTGAGCGGCCTCGTCGCCCCGTCGACCGGCAAGGTCGAGTTCGAGGGGCACGGCGTCGTCACGCAGGTCCCGGCGCACAAGCGGGTCCGTCTCGGGGTCGCGCACGTGCTCGAAGGGCACCGCGTTTTCGGCGACCAGTCCGTCCACGCCAACCTCCTGCTGGGCGCCCTTGATCGGTACCGGTCGAGAGCCAAGCGGGCGGACGTCCTCACCGACGTCGACGCGCAGTACGAGCGGTTCCCCATCCTCGGGCAGCGGCGTCGGCAGGCTGCCGCGACGTTGAGCGGGGGCGAACAGCAGATGCTGGCGACCGCGGTGGCCCTGATGTCGAAGCCGTCGGTGCTGCTGCTCGACGAACCATCCCTGGGCCTTGCCCCCAAGCTCGTGGACGAGACCTTCCAGCTCATCGCCACCCTGCGGCAGGAAGGGTTGACGATCCTGCTGGTCGAGCAGCTCGCCGCACTGGCTCTGCAGGTGGCGGACGAGGCGTGGGTCCTGCAGCGCGGATCGGTCGTCGCCTCGGGGCCCGCTCACGAACTGCTGGGAGAGATGAGCGTTCAGGAGGCCTACCTCGGCGGTGCGGCGACGAGCGACCCGTCGCTCACGAAGGACGGACCGGGCCCACGAGAGGACCTTCTCTCCTGA
- a CDS encoding ABC transporter permease subunit, producing the protein MNSLRDGVRRITGALPPWAFAAAAVVVVLVIPFTSPPRLVQLTIIFGINALLAQSINVLTGYAGQISLGQAAIYGTGAYGTAVMSVQYDWPLWASVPAGIVMAIIVGALVSIPAGRVHEFYLAMVTLGLGILAFTIFRQWGEVTGGFSGLGNIPSPPLGSLTVFGYTLGLVSYFYVTVVLVVVVTWLLANILKSHVGRSFVALQESELAASTLGVNPARRKRLAYVLSAALAGIAGVTYAHVVGFVSPDAFSVNASIAILVFAVLGGMRTLAGPFLGAALLTYLPDQLQAFSEWQHLIYGLILLFSFIVLPRGLAGLFPYRTSLIHHRVDRRRDEKAEPAEVQPAEQSRDGAAAAGVAEGDVLLEVRDVVMNFSGVRALDGVSISVRKGSIHGLIGPNGSGKTTLLNVVSGVYKPTSGQVSFGGVRADGRKPHQVATLGIGRTFQHPLVFDELTVRENVVVGAERLFRSRLVQLLFGTRAAVREERRMVRSAEAAIERVGLEELREALAGGLPFGRQRLLELARSLAGEPLLLMLDEPAAGLAEDDLVELASLLQTLRDGGMTVLLIEHHMDFLLRLVETVTVLDQGEVIFDGTPAAARSDERVLEAYLGASAAATGV; encoded by the coding sequence ATGAACTCCCTTCGAGACGGTGTCCGGCGGATCACTGGCGCCCTGCCACCGTGGGCCTTCGCGGCCGCGGCGGTTGTGGTGGTGCTCGTCATCCCGTTCACGTCGCCACCACGTCTGGTGCAACTGACGATCATCTTCGGCATCAACGCGTTGCTGGCCCAGAGCATCAACGTCCTCACCGGTTACGCCGGCCAGATCTCGCTGGGTCAGGCAGCCATCTACGGCACCGGGGCCTACGGCACGGCGGTGATGTCCGTGCAGTACGACTGGCCACTCTGGGCTTCGGTACCAGCCGGGATCGTCATGGCGATCATCGTCGGGGCGCTCGTGTCGATCCCGGCCGGCCGGGTCCACGAGTTCTACCTCGCCATGGTGACCCTCGGGCTGGGCATCCTGGCCTTCACGATTTTCCGCCAGTGGGGAGAGGTCACGGGCGGGTTCTCCGGCCTGGGGAACATCCCCTCACCGCCGCTGGGCTCGCTCACGGTCTTCGGCTACACCCTGGGGCTGGTGTCGTACTTCTACGTCACGGTGGTCCTGGTCGTCGTCGTGACCTGGTTGCTCGCCAACATCCTCAAGTCGCACGTCGGCCGCTCGTTCGTCGCGCTCCAGGAGAGCGAGTTGGCGGCGTCCACGCTCGGCGTGAACCCGGCCCGCCGGAAGCGGCTCGCCTACGTCCTCAGCGCTGCGCTGGCCGGCATCGCCGGCGTGACGTACGCCCACGTCGTCGGCTTCGTCAGTCCCGACGCCTTCTCGGTGAATGCGTCCATCGCGATCCTCGTGTTCGCCGTCCTGGGCGGAATGCGGACGCTGGCAGGGCCCTTCCTCGGCGCCGCGCTGCTGACCTACCTTCCTGATCAACTGCAGGCGTTCAGCGAGTGGCAGCACCTCATCTACGGCCTGATCCTGCTGTTCTCCTTCATCGTGCTGCCACGTGGTCTCGCAGGGCTGTTCCCTTACCGGACCAGTCTCATCCACCACCGCGTCGACCGGCGGAGGGACGAGAAGGCCGAGCCGGCCGAGGTGCAGCCGGCCGAGCAGAGTCGTGACGGTGCCGCGGCAGCCGGGGTCGCCGAGGGCGACGTCCTGCTCGAGGTGCGGGACGTCGTGATGAACTTCAGCGGCGTGCGCGCTCTGGACGGCGTCAGCATCTCGGTCCGTAAGGGCAGCATCCACGGCCTGATCGGCCCGAACGGCTCCGGCAAGACCACGCTGCTGAACGTGGTCTCGGGCGTCTACAAGCCGACCAGCGGGCAGGTGTCCTTCGGCGGAGTGCGTGCCGACGGACGCAAGCCGCACCAGGTCGCCACGCTCGGCATCGGCCGGACCTTCCAGCATCCCCTCGTCTTCGACGAGCTCACTGTCCGGGAGAACGTCGTCGTCGGAGCCGAGCGGTTGTTCCGCTCGCGCCTGGTCCAGCTGCTGTTCGGCACCCGCGCCGCCGTGCGGGAGGAACGTCGCATGGTCCGCTCCGCGGAGGCGGCCATCGAGCGCGTCGGGCTGGAGGAACTCCGCGAGGCACTGGCGGGAGGCCTGCCGTTCGGCCGGCAACGATTGCTCGAGCTGGCTCGCTCGCTGGCGGGCGAGCCCCTGCTGCTCATGCTCGACGAGCCCGCCGCCGGCCTCGCCGAGGACGACCTGGTCGAGCTGGCGTCGCTGCTCCAGACGCTGCGTGACGGCGGCATGACGGTCCTGCTCATCGAGCACCACATGGACTTCCTGCTCCGGCTCGTGGAGACCGTGACGGTACTGGACCAGGGCGAGGTGATCTTCGACGGGACGCCGGCTGCGGCGCGAAGCGACGAACGGGTGCTCGAGGCGTATCTCGGTGCCTCGGCCGCGGCTACGGGGGTGTGA
- a CDS encoding branched-chain amino acid ABC transporter permease, whose amino-acid sequence MSFFLQLLLQGLALGAVYALVGQGLNVTFWTLRVVNFAHGAFLMIAVFLALSAWTAGIPLGFAILIAVVAVAVMGVVLERVAVRPVIKHASGLGWIVATLGAAIVIEAIADHIYGPQVRSFPGIIFSASDYVDIFGVRMSLQLLLVAGVALVVLALFELVVRRTSWGMVLQATSHDSESARLRGIRVEAVVTTSFLVSAALAALAGVLIAPVTGISPAFGFTLLLNGFAAVVVGGVGSSVGTLVGGLTVGVAELMVGGYISTAAQSAVAFTVLILILMVRPSGLFGKREALKV is encoded by the coding sequence GACGCTTCGCGTCGTGAACTTCGCACACGGCGCCTTCCTGATGATCGCCGTGTTCCTCGCGCTGTCGGCGTGGACCGCCGGTATCCCGCTCGGTTTCGCGATCCTGATCGCGGTCGTGGCCGTGGCGGTGATGGGCGTCGTACTCGAACGTGTGGCGGTACGTCCGGTCATCAAGCACGCCAGCGGTCTGGGCTGGATCGTCGCGACCCTGGGGGCTGCGATCGTCATCGAAGCGATCGCGGACCACATCTACGGGCCGCAGGTGCGGTCCTTCCCTGGGATCATCTTCAGCGCCAGCGACTACGTCGACATCTTCGGCGTGCGGATGTCGCTGCAACTGCTGCTCGTCGCAGGTGTGGCCCTCGTCGTCCTGGCACTCTTCGAGCTCGTCGTCCGGCGTACGTCCTGGGGCATGGTCCTGCAGGCCACGAGCCATGACTCGGAGTCGGCGCGGTTGCGGGGTATTCGCGTCGAGGCGGTCGTGACGACGTCGTTCCTCGTCAGCGCCGCGTTGGCCGCCCTGGCCGGCGTCCTCATCGCCCCGGTCACCGGCATCAGTCCGGCGTTCGGGTTCACCTTGCTGCTCAACGGATTCGCCGCCGTCGTGGTCGGCGGCGTGGGCAGTTCGGTCGGCACCCTCGTCGGCGGGCTCACCGTGGGTGTCGCGGAACTGATGGTCGGCGGCTACATCTCGACGGCCGCGCAGAGCGCCGTGGCATTCACGGTTCTCATTCTCATCCTCATGGTGCGGCCGTCGGGCCTGTTCGGGAAGCGAGAGGCGCTCAAGGTATGA